GAACTTTTTCCTTTTTATTCACAATAAAAAAATCATCATTTTCAAAGATAACCATCTTTTTATATTTTTCCAGATCTTTTTCTAAAATTTTCAGTTCCTTTATCTTATATGTATTTACAATTTCTCCTATTTTTTCAGTATTTCCTGTAGACAAATTTCTTATTGTAATTTTATCATTTAACAGAAGGCGATAGTTCTCCTTTGACTTTTTTCCGTTAATTTTAACATCTCCAGACCTTATCGCCCCAAAAATCCTGCTAAGCGGCTCATCCTTAAAATTTTTTCTTAAATATCTGTCCAGCCGCATTCCTTCCATCTCAGAATGTACAACAACTTCTTTTTTCCCCAAGATTTTCCTCATTTCTTAAGTATTATGAATTTTTATGCTTTCAATTATTCCTATCATTATAAATGAAGCTAGGAACGAACTTCCACCGTAGCTCATAAGCAATAATGGTTTCCCTGTAACTGGAACAAGTCCAATTGTCATTCCTACGTTTACGACTACGTGCATAAAGATTACTCCAGCCATGCCATATAATATGAGGCGGCCAAAATCATCCTGAATAATCCGGGATATCCGCATTATTTCAAGAATTAACGCAAAATACAAAAGTAAAACCAATGAAGAGCCTACAAATCCCATCTCTTCAGACAGTACTGAAAAAATAAAGTCTGTCTGTGCTTCAGGCAAAAATTCCAGCCTGCTCTGACTCCCCTGCAGCACTCCCTTCCCTAGAAATCCTCCAGCTCCAACTGATATTTTAGACTGTATAACGTGCCATCCGCTTCCCTTTCTGTCTGTTTCAGGATGTAAAAATGTCTCTACACGTGTCCTTTGATAATCGCTCAGTACAAACTTGTAAATCGGATAGACTGACAGCATAAGCACTATCCCTATTATCCAGATCGGCTTCATGTTTGCGCCATACAAAAAAATCATAAACACGAATGCTGAAATTGTTATCAAGGTTGTTCCCAGGTCAGGCTGAATAAGAATTAGAAAAATAAGCGGCGTTACTGGAAGAATAGCTCCAATAATGTCATTTAAGTTATTAATCCCGCTTTTGTACTTGTTTACTATCCAGTAGGCAATAATTATAATAATCGCTATTTTTACAAACTCTGACGGCTGCAGCTGAAACGGTCCCAATGCAATCCAACGCTGCGCTCCAAGAGTTTTTTTCCCAGCGAACCGAACGAGCAGAAGCAGAATGACACATATACCGTAAATATGCCGTATAAAGTATTTTACATTTCTATAGTCAACTGCGGCTATTAAAAATACCAGCACCGTCCCTATCCCGATCCACAGGATATTTTTTACAACCATTCCGCTCTGCCTTGTCGCGCTGTACACAAATACTGTACTTATCGTTACAAGAGCATACACAAGCAGCAATATCATCTTATCTATCCGAAGGATATTATTTCTCATATCATTCAATCTTTGGTTTTGAAACATTTTATACTCCTAAATCTTTATTTTTATTTTTCAAATTATAAAATTTTACATAAATATTTTACCCTATTTGTCAATATTCCCCAAAACTGTAATATTTTCCGTCAAATATTTAGTTTTTGCAAAATTATTTACATCCTCAAGTTTTACTGCATTGACTTCATTTTTCATCTTTTCAGAATCTAGAATTTCATTTTTTCTAATATAATAATTTCCCAAAATTCCCATTCTAGAACGTGGATTTTCCATTGCAAATGCAATCCTGCTCATATATTTATTTTTTGCCTTCTGAAGTTCATCCTCTGTTACTCCATTTTCACGTAACTTTTTAAATTCTGAAAGCGTTATTTCTATTGCCTTTTCATAATTTTCTAGATTCGTTCCAATGTACGTCGATGTCAGGCCTCCTGATAAATAATATTGATTATACGTATAAACAGAATAGGCAAGTCCATTTTTCTCACGGATTTCCTGAAAAAGTCTAGAACTCATTGAACCACCAATAATATTTGCTAAAATATCCGTATATATTTTATTTTTACTGTTATAATCTTCACTTTGATGAGAAATACAGATATTAACTTGATTTATATCTTTTGAAACAATTTTTTTTCCAGCATTAAATGAAAAATCTATTTTATCACGTCTATCAATCTTTTTATCACCTAATTTTGAAAAATATTGATCAATTTTCTGAATAATCTCGTTTTTATCAAAATTTCCAGAAACTACAACCAAAATATTGTCTTTTGTGTATCTTTCCTTATAATATTTTCTGATTTCATCTGCAGTAAAGCCTTTTACACTAGCTTCTGTTCCAATAATAGGCTTTCCATACTGCCCATTTATACTGTCTGCATAATTCATTTCAAATACTAAATCATCTGGCGAATCCTTATACATCTTAATTTCTTCCACAATTACATCTTTTTCTTTTTCCAGTTCCTTTTCATCAATCGTAGAATTTGTAACAATGTCAAACAAAATATCCACAGACTTTCCCAGAAACTGTGTTAAGGCATTTATATAAAAAACTGTTTCTTCTTTAGTCGTATGTGCATTCACATTTGCTCCAAGATAGTCAATTTCTTCAGAAATTTCAAAATAATTTCTAGTAGGAGTTCCTTTAAAAATCATATGCTCTAGTACATGAGAGATTCCTTCCTCCGTATCACTTTCATCTCGTGAACCAGTTTTTACAAATACTCCAACTGAGCAGGTAGAAATACTTTCAAGCCTATCAAAAATAACTTCTATTCCACTATTTGTCCTTATCTTCTCTATCATACCATTCCCTTCTTTTTCATTTTATAAAAATCAAAAATATTTATTAGTATTCAGAATCCCTAAATAATTTTATTCCAACTATTAAAAATATAATTAACGGAATAAAACAAGCTGCATAAATTGGAACTGCTCCAGATACTGCCATTGAACGTAAGATCGTGCTGACACCGTAATAGGCGTAACCAATTATTACAGATAATCCTATATTTAGAGCCGCTCCTCCTCTTACATACCTACTTCCTAGCGAAAGTCCAATTAGACACATAACGAATGAAGATAATGCAAAAGATATTCTATAATAAAATTCTATTCTTAAATTTAAGGAATCTGCTCCAACTCTTGTAAAATAAACTACCTTTTCACGTAATTCAGGCATTGTCAAATTTTTTGCCTTGACTGGACTTGCCAGTACATCCTCCATTTTTGCAATAAATTTGAATTTTTTTGTATCAGCAGGCTTCATTAAATTAGTTTTATCATCGTACTCCTTTAAGTCTTTAAAAGTCCATTCATTTGTTTTTGGGTTAATTTTTCCAAAAGGAGAAGTGTATATTTTGCTTATTTCCTTAAAGCCTTTTTCAAATTTCAGTATTTCAATATGCTCCATGGTCCCAGTATTTTTATTTACGTGTTCACTAAAAAGTACTGTTTTTTTGTCAATTTTTACAAAAATAAATTTTTTCTCCGCCTTGACAGGTTCCTTATTATCAATTTTTAAAGATTTTAAATTTTCCTTTTTAGTGTTTGATTTTCCTAAAGCGTCGTAATTTAACCAAAATACGCCCATACTTACAAGAAATGAAAAAATCATTGGAAATAAAGCTATTCTTGCGAAACTGATTCCACTTGTTTTCATTGCTGCGATTTCCAGCTGTTTTGCCATCTTGCTTATACACAGAAGGCTTCCAAGCAGAACTCCAAGAGGAGCTGTATTTGTTATTATTTCAGGTGTTCCGTATCTCAGATATCTTATGGCGTCATGTCCTTTAAGCTTTCCGTCCATAATCCATCCCGTAAGACTAATACTTTCAGCTAGTAAAAATATTAAGAAAAACATCATCATTCCTAAAATAAAACTTTTTACATAGTTTAGAATTATATATTTATCTAATTTATTCATACTCCTCCTTTCGCTAATTTCCTTTATATTTCTTTATTGAAAAATATATGCACATTATAAATAAAACAAAATTAGGAACCCACATTGCAATGTTTGCAGGTACATTATTTTTTAGCACCATGATCTTTGCATAACTTGCCATTCCTATATAACCAAATATAACAATCAAACTTATTCCAAAACTTATTCCTCTTCCACTTCGTCTATGCCCTACCGAAAGCAGTACTCCCAGCCAGCATAAAAACGTGCTTGCAAATGGTCCTATAAGCCTCTGGTAAATTTCCACCTGCGCCTTTAACGCAGTTTCTTTCTCTTCAGGATTTTTTATGTTCTGTTT
This is a stretch of genomic DNA from Leptotrichia hofstadii. It encodes these proteins:
- the rodA gene encoding rod shape-determining protein RodA, whose translation is MFQNQRLNDMRNNILRIDKMILLLVYALVTISTVFVYSATRQSGMVVKNILWIGIGTVLVFLIAAVDYRNVKYFIRHIYGICVILLLLVRFAGKKTLGAQRWIALGPFQLQPSEFVKIAIIIIIAYWIVNKYKSGINNLNDIIGAILPVTPLIFLILIQPDLGTTLITISAFVFMIFLYGANMKPIWIIGIVLMLSVYPIYKFVLSDYQRTRVETFLHPETDRKGSGWHVIQSKISVGAGGFLGKGVLQGSQSRLEFLPEAQTDFIFSVLSEEMGFVGSSLVLLLYFALILEIMRISRIIQDDFGRLILYGMAGVIFMHVVVNVGMTIGLVPVTGKPLLLMSYGGSSFLASFIMIGIIESIKIHNT
- a CDS encoding M16 family metallopeptidase, which codes for MIEKIRTNSGIEVIFDRLESISTCSVGVFVKTGSRDESDTEEGISHVLEHMIFKGTPTRNYFEISEEIDYLGANVNAHTTKEETVFYINALTQFLGKSVDILFDIVTNSTIDEKELEKEKDVIVEEIKMYKDSPDDLVFEMNYADSINGQYGKPIIGTEASVKGFTADEIRKYYKERYTKDNILVVVSGNFDKNEIIQKIDQYFSKLGDKKIDRRDKIDFSFNAGKKIVSKDINQVNICISHQSEDYNSKNKIYTDILANIIGGSMSSRLFQEIREKNGLAYSVYTYNQYYLSGGLTSTYIGTNLENYEKAIEITLSEFKKLRENGVTEDELQKAKNKYMSRIAFAMENPRSRMGILGNYYIRKNEILDSEKMKNEVNAVKLEDVNNFAKTKYLTENITVLGNIDK
- a CDS encoding LptF/LptG family permease, with amino-acid sequence MNKLDKYIILNYVKSFILGMMMFFLIFLLAESISLTGWIMDGKLKGHDAIRYLRYGTPEIITNTAPLGVLLGSLLCISKMAKQLEIAAMKTSGISFARIALFPMIFSFLVSMGVFWLNYDALGKSNTKKENLKSLKIDNKEPVKAEKKFIFVKIDKKTVLFSEHVNKNTGTMEHIEILKFEKGFKEISKIYTSPFGKINPKTNEWTFKDLKEYDDKTNLMKPADTKKFKFIAKMEDVLASPVKAKNLTMPELREKVVYFTRVGADSLNLRIEFYYRISFALSSFVMCLIGLSLGSRYVRGGAALNIGLSVIIGYAYYGVSTILRSMAVSGAVPIYAACFIPLIIFLIVGIKLFRDSEY